A window from Chrysemys picta bellii isolate R12L10 chromosome 2, ASM1138683v2, whole genome shotgun sequence encodes these proteins:
- the ACKR2 gene encoding atypical chemokine receptor 2, translating into MSAMPHTTDNPANLSDYEYQYLDEEDYIQFLLCTKENVKAFGKVFLPVLYTIVFLLGLAGNCLLFAILIKYTKNKKMTEVYLLNLTISDLLFVVTLPFWATYAASQWVFGNAFCKIISVIYTTNFYSGIFFVSCMSLDKYLEIVHAWSNKNLRAPRKSFLVSSVVWVISIVLSIPDFIFMEVQDLHNGRRVCHLDYGLHHSIWRLLFQFQQILLGFFLPFLCMVFFYSRVACVLTTLMSPGKKRALRLVVILVVVFFVLWFPYNITLFLHLLQNLHVIKGCETSKHLDYAMQVTESLAFIHCCLNPALYAFVNKRFRLHLKKIFGAIFKRQDFFVLQMSETSRSTSRCTDHVEITSITNV; encoded by the coding sequence ATGTCTGCCATGCCGCATACCACAGATAACCCAGCCAACCTGAGTGACTATGAGTACCAATACTTAGACGAGGAGGATTACATCCAGTTTTTGCTTTGCACAAAGGAAAATGTCAAGGCGTTTGGCAAGGTGTTCCTGCCAGTGCTCTATACAATAGTGTTTCTGCTTGGATTGGCTGGGAACTGTCTACTCTTTGCCATCTTGATCAAATATACCAAGAACAAGAAAATGACCGAGGTGTATCTGCTGAATCTGACCATTTCAGACCTTCTTTTTGTGGTAACCCTTCCCTTCTGGGCCACATACGCAGCTTCTCAGTGGGTGTTTGGGAATGCCTTCTGCAAGATCATAAGTGTCATCTACACCACCAACTTCTACAGTGGCATCTTCTTCGTCAGCTGCATGAGTCTGGACAAATACCTGGAGATTGTTCAtgcttggtccaataaaaacttAAGGGCCCCAAGAAAGAGCTTCCTTGTCTCTTCAGTGGTGTGGGTTATTTCCATAGTGCTGTCTATTCCTGACTTTATCTTCATGGAGGTGCAGGATCTCCACAATGGGAGACGAGTTTGCCACCTCGACTATGGCCTGCACCACTCCATCTGGCGTCTTCTCTTTCAATTCCAGCAAATCCTGCTAGGCTTCTTCCTTCCATTCCTTTGCATGGTGTTCTTCTACTCCCGCGTAGCTTGTGTTCTCACTACATTAATGTCTCCTGGCAAGAAGAGAGCTCTCCGCCTGGTCGTTATTTTGGTGGTAGTTTTCTTTGTGCTGTGGTTCCCATACAACATTACCCTCTTTCTGCATTTGTTGCAAAACCTCCATGTGATTAAGGGTTGTGAAACTAGCAAGCACTTGGACTATGCTATGCAAGTGACTGAGAGCCTTGCCTTTATTCATTGTTGCCTCAACCCCGCGCTGTACGCTTTTGTGAACAAACGGTTCAGGTTACACTTAAAGAAGATTTTTGGGGCCATCTTCAAGAGGCAGGATTTCTTTGTTCTCCAGATGTCTGAGACAAGTCGTTCTACTAGTAGGTGCACTGACCATGTAGAAATTACAAGCATCACGAATGTGTAA